In Chitinophaga sp. HK235, a single window of DNA contains:
- the feoB gene encoding ferrous iron transport protein B: MQAPINIALVGNPNSGKSSLFNALTGLNQKVSNFPGVTVDKKTGTATIVPGLSTNIIDLPGTYSLYPKSADEYVTYDVLINPGNEDKPDLIVIVADASNLKRNLLFCSQIIDLKKPVIIALTMMDIARKKGVEIDIDGLERELGVPIVAINPRKNKGVTELKKIIELAARGHYSAAPRDFIANAALAKAVTDDVKKAVPASSDYGALHIAVNTEELTFLDAGQKQAIRQSLQTNQFNKTKVQAEEIMQRYNRIKHIMKAAVVETDPLQKQLRSEKIDDLLLHRFWGYVILLVVMFLLFQSIFWLASYPMDWIEGSFGKLSGWLTAVLPNNKITDVFVNGILAGISGFAVFIPQIMILFGLITVLEDTGYMARISFLTDRLMRQVGLNGKSVMPLISGVACAVPAIMATRTIENKKERLITILVTPLMSCSARLPIYTMMIALVIPDKRVLGILGLRGLVMMGLYLLGFFMAVFIAAVMKLFVRIKEKSYFIMELPVYRAPRWKNVGTTMVEKARIFVTDAGKVIVVISVCLWFLASYGPASRMEPLHAKYEKLIAAVPAGSEQADALDREFRSEKLSHSYAGILGHAIEPAIRPLGFDWKIGIALITSFAAREVFVGTMATLYSVGENPADNNATLREKMASAKWPDGRPVYTLATGLSLMLFYAFAMQCMSTMAIVKRETKSWKIPVLQLTYMTSLAYICSLIIFNIFK, translated from the coding sequence ATGCAGGCACCTATAAACATCGCGCTGGTAGGAAATCCGAATAGTGGAAAAAGCTCCCTTTTTAACGCACTGACCGGGTTAAATCAGAAAGTAAGCAACTTCCCCGGAGTAACGGTAGATAAGAAAACCGGAACGGCCACCATCGTTCCCGGGCTTTCGACCAACATTATTGACCTTCCGGGTACCTACAGCCTGTACCCTAAAAGTGCCGATGAGTACGTAACCTACGATGTGCTGATCAATCCGGGCAATGAAGACAAGCCGGACCTGATAGTCATTGTAGCCGATGCTTCCAACCTGAAACGTAATCTCCTCTTCTGTTCCCAGATCATCGACCTGAAAAAACCGGTGATCATCGCCCTCACTATGATGGACATCGCCCGCAAAAAAGGCGTGGAAATAGACATCGATGGGCTGGAAAGGGAACTGGGCGTGCCGATCGTAGCTATCAACCCCCGCAAAAACAAAGGGGTGACTGAGCTCAAAAAAATCATCGAGCTGGCCGCCCGCGGCCACTACAGCGCAGCCCCCAGGGATTTTATCGCCAATGCGGCCCTGGCTAAAGCAGTAACCGACGATGTCAAAAAAGCGGTGCCGGCCAGCAGCGACTATGGTGCGCTGCACATCGCCGTTAACACCGAGGAACTGACCTTCCTCGACGCCGGGCAGAAACAGGCCATCCGTCAATCCCTGCAAACAAACCAGTTCAATAAAACCAAAGTACAGGCCGAAGAGATCATGCAACGGTACAACCGTATCAAGCATATCATGAAAGCGGCCGTGGTGGAAACAGATCCACTGCAGAAACAGCTGCGCTCCGAAAAAATCGACGACCTGCTGCTGCATCGTTTCTGGGGATATGTGATCCTGCTGGTAGTGATGTTCCTGCTGTTCCAGAGTATCTTCTGGCTGGCTTCCTATCCGATGGATTGGATAGAAGGAAGCTTCGGAAAACTCAGCGGCTGGCTTACTGCTGTACTGCCCAACAACAAAATCACAGATGTTTTTGTGAATGGTATCCTGGCCGGTATCAGCGGATTTGCGGTATTTATCCCGCAGATCATGATCCTGTTTGGCCTGATCACCGTTCTGGAAGATACCGGATATATGGCACGTATCAGTTTCCTGACCGACCGCCTCATGCGACAGGTAGGGCTGAATGGTAAATCGGTGATGCCGCTGATCAGTGGCGTGGCCTGTGCAGTGCCTGCCATCATGGCCACCCGTACCATCGAAAACAAAAAAGAAAGACTGATCACCATCCTTGTCACCCCGTTGATGAGCTGTTCCGCCAGGCTGCCGATCTACACCATGATGATTGCGCTGGTAATCCCCGATAAAAGAGTGCTCGGTATCCTGGGCCTGAGGGGACTGGTGATGATGGGCCTTTACCTGCTGGGCTTCTTTATGGCGGTTTTCATTGCAGCCGTTATGAAGCTGTTTGTGCGCATTAAAGAGAAGAGCTATTTTATCATGGAACTGCCCGTATACCGCGCTCCGCGCTGGAAAAACGTGGGAACTACCATGGTGGAAAAAGCCCGCATCTTTGTCACTGATGCCGGTAAGGTGATCGTGGTCATCTCTGTATGTCTCTGGTTCCTGGCGTCTTATGGGCCTGCCAGCAGAATGGAGCCGCTACATGCCAAATATGAAAAACTGATAGCCGCGGTGCCAGCCGGCTCCGAACAGGCAGATGCACTGGACAGGGAGTTCCGCTCCGAGAAACTGTCACATTCCTACGCCGGTATCCTCGGACATGCTATTGAACCAGCTATCCGTCCGCTGGGATTTGACTGGAAAATAGGTATTGCCCTGATCACCTCTTTCGCTGCCCGTGAAGTATTTGTGGGCACCATGGCCACCTTATACAGTGTGGGCGAAAATCCGGCAGACAACAACGCAACCCTGCGTGAAAAAATGGCGTCGGCCAAATGGCCCGACGGCAGGCCGGTATACACGCTCGCCACAGGCTTGTCTCTGATGCTTTTTTATGCATTCGCCATGCAGTGTATGAGTACAATGGCCATCGTAAAAAGGGAAACAAAATCGTGGAAAATACCAGTACTGCAGCTCACTTACATGACTTCACTGGCGTATATCTGCAGCCTGATTATCTTTAATATCTTCAAATAA
- a CDS encoding PspC domain-containing protein: protein MKKIININLSSRLIPIEDSAYEMLRQYLDSLKSYFSKEDGGDEIVADIESRIAELFQDKLKKGAHCITDEDVVAVKASMGTPEQFDDAPGNSNTKSQTTDNAEAFIPRPRKRLYRDPENKVLSGVCSGLGAYFNVDPVIFRIIFALLAIGGFGSGVLVYFILWVATPSADTAAEKLEMRGEKVDLNNIKTTIQEELNNMKGQMKNVGNDFRNFSQGRGKQVGNDLEHFFMNLAKGLGNVVMFVTKGFFYFLAVVILICLIVTGVAIAISSAALFPLNDLMLSTPTQKYLFWPAFGLLFGIPVVALLIFIVRKLTGIKQGSRYAGYTLMFLWLLGLALGSIVVTSVVKDLRRRSNLPAEVVAIKQPSHNKLVLRVAPGMLTGHNDFSFFDSNLLVADDTTVINLVKLRVEKSQTDSFKVELYRYSQGRTLQQANQLANDIQFSLKQEDSVLYIPEGFSLPRHSKFRGQRLLMVVKVPVGKNIEIGDEIYRHFSFDKYGRRYNDDDWVIGSDSDDWDDRSGSSTLKMTPSGISDESAEKSSETKISRDSTEAVYHYKGNDTIRK from the coding sequence ATGAAAAAGATTATTAACATAAACCTGTCGAGTCGGCTCATTCCCATTGAGGATAGTGCTTACGAGATGCTGCGTCAGTATCTGGACAGTCTGAAATCATATTTTTCAAAAGAAGATGGAGGCGACGAAATTGTGGCTGACATTGAAAGCCGTATCGCTGAGCTGTTCCAGGACAAACTGAAAAAAGGTGCCCACTGCATTACCGATGAGGACGTGGTGGCTGTAAAAGCCTCTATGGGTACGCCTGAGCAGTTTGATGATGCCCCCGGTAACAGCAATACCAAGTCTCAAACCACAGACAATGCGGAGGCATTCATTCCCCGTCCGCGTAAACGCCTCTACCGCGATCCGGAAAATAAAGTGCTGAGTGGTGTTTGTAGCGGTCTGGGTGCTTATTTCAACGTAGACCCGGTGATCTTCCGTATCATCTTCGCCCTCCTGGCCATCGGAGGCTTCGGTAGCGGCGTACTGGTGTACTTTATCCTCTGGGTAGCTACACCTTCTGCTGACACCGCTGCTGAAAAGCTGGAAATGAGAGGCGAAAAGGTGGACCTCAACAACATCAAAACCACCATTCAGGAAGAATTAAATAACATGAAGGGCCAAATGAAAAACGTAGGAAATGATTTCCGAAATTTTTCTCAGGGCCGCGGAAAACAAGTAGGTAATGACCTGGAGCACTTTTTTATGAACCTTGCAAAGGGGCTGGGAAATGTCGTGATGTTTGTTACCAAAGGATTCTTTTACTTTCTGGCAGTAGTTATATTGATCTGCCTGATTGTAACAGGCGTAGCGATCGCTATTTCTTCCGCGGCCCTGTTTCCTTTGAATGACCTGATGCTCAGCACTCCGACACAGAAATATCTTTTCTGGCCAGCTTTCGGGCTGCTGTTTGGAATACCAGTAGTGGCACTGCTGATCTTCATTGTCCGTAAGCTCACCGGTATTAAACAAGGCAGCCGTTATGCCGGATATACCCTGATGTTCCTCTGGTTACTGGGGCTGGCTTTAGGCAGCATCGTTGTTACCTCTGTAGTGAAGGACCTCAGAAGACGCAGTAACCTGCCAGCGGAAGTGGTGGCTATCAAACAGCCATCCCATAACAAACTTGTCCTCCGCGTGGCTCCGGGTATGCTCACCGGTCACAATGACTTTTCCTTCTTCGACAGCAACCTGCTGGTAGCTGATGATACAACCGTGATCAACCTGGTAAAACTCAGGGTCGAAAAAAGCCAGACTGACAGCTTCAAGGTGGAATTGTACCGCTATTCCCAGGGCCGTACGCTGCAACAGGCGAACCAGCTGGCCAACGATATACAATTCAGCCTTAAACAAGAAGACTCCGTGCTGTACATTCCGGAAGGATTTTCCCTGCCCAGGCATTCTAAATTCCGCGGTCAGCGTCTGCTGATGGTGGTAAAAGTACCGGTAGGCAAAAACATCGAAATAGGAGACGAGATCTACCGCCATTTCTCTTTCGATAAATACGGCCGCCGCTATAATGACGATGACTGGGTTATTGGCAGCGATTCCGACGATTGGGATGACAGAAGCGGTTCCAGCACCCTGAAAATGACGCCATCAGGAATTTCTGACGAATCAGCTGAAAAGTCCTCAGAAACAAAAATCAGCCGGGATTCCACCGAAGCTGTCTACCACTATAAAGGTAATGACACCATACGCAAGTAG
- a CDS encoding PadR family transcriptional regulator has product MNIDNTQSQMRKGVLEFCILSVIKQGEAYPSDIIEKMKEAKLDILEGTLYPLLTRLKNAELLTYRWVESSSGPPRKYFSMTDKGETFYKELESTWNELANAVHQLTQNSSAV; this is encoded by the coding sequence ATGAACATTGATAACACACAGTCACAAATGCGGAAGGGGGTGCTTGAGTTTTGTATTCTGTCCGTAATCAAGCAAGGAGAAGCTTACCCATCAGACATCATTGAAAAGATGAAAGAGGCAAAGCTCGACATTCTGGAGGGTACCTTATATCCCTTGCTGACACGGCTCAAAAATGCGGAGTTACTCACCTACAGATGGGTTGAAAGTAGCTCCGGCCCACCCCGGAAATATTTTTCCATGACCGACAAAGGCGAAACCTTTTATAAGGAGCTGGAAAGCACCTGGAACGAACTGGCCAATGCGGTCCATCAACTCACACAGAACAGCTCAGCTGTGTAG
- a CDS encoding SulP family inorganic anion transporter, which produces MNKQTSIFSNIKGDFSAGLVVFLIAVPLCLGIALASGAPLFAGMIAGIIGGLVIGFFSGSQLSVSGPAAGLTAIVLSAITKLGAFDIFLLAVVIGGALQLLLGLVKAGTVANYFPSNVITGMLAAIGIIIILKQLPHAFGYDADSEGSIAFFQADGENTFSALLSAVNHINIGATVITLISIFIILYWSKVPKLNLVPAPLVAVIAGILLNRVFAGNEVLALGTNHLVSLPVPESFSDFLGQFTFPRFSAITNKEVWITGLTIAIIASVETLLNVEATDKLDPLKRYTSPNRELKAQGIGNIVSGMIGGLPITSVIVRSSANINAGGRTKLASMVHGALLLICAGLIPMVLNMIPLATLAAVLLVTGYKLCKLEVFKEMFKNGKYQWVPFVATVAAIVFTDLLIGIAIGMAVSILAILRGNMKSSYYFRKEKYQTGDSIRLELAQEVSFLNKASILLTLDHLPSDTTVVIDAEKTAYIDFDVLQTIREFKDIKAPQKNITVILTGFKDVYKIPNTPGSQVEEHNRRSNGNVHTIAAGNHKELLKQLQLN; this is translated from the coding sequence ATGAACAAGCAAACATCAATCTTCTCCAATATTAAGGGGGACTTCTCCGCGGGTCTCGTTGTTTTCCTCATTGCTGTGCCGCTGTGTCTGGGCATTGCCCTGGCCTCCGGCGCTCCGCTCTTTGCCGGTATGATCGCCGGTATTATTGGCGGTCTCGTTATCGGTTTTTTCAGCGGTTCACAGCTGAGTGTGAGTGGTCCGGCCGCAGGCCTTACCGCCATTGTGTTGTCGGCCATTACCAAACTGGGGGCATTCGACATCTTTTTACTCGCTGTTGTAATCGGTGGCGCCCTGCAGCTGCTGCTGGGGCTCGTTAAGGCAGGAACGGTAGCCAACTACTTCCCTTCCAACGTCATCACGGGCATGCTGGCAGCCATTGGTATCATCATCATTTTAAAACAATTGCCTCACGCGTTTGGCTATGATGCCGACAGCGAAGGCAGCATTGCCTTTTTCCAGGCAGATGGGGAAAACACTTTCAGCGCATTGCTGTCAGCTGTCAACCACATCAATATCGGAGCAACAGTTATCACCCTCATATCCATTTTTATCATTCTGTATTGGAGCAAGGTCCCCAAATTAAATCTGGTACCAGCACCGCTCGTGGCTGTAATTGCAGGCATTCTGCTGAACCGTGTATTTGCAGGCAATGAAGTGCTGGCACTGGGGACCAATCACCTGGTAAGTCTGCCGGTACCGGAAAGTTTTTCCGACTTCCTGGGCCAGTTTACTTTCCCGAGGTTCAGCGCCATTACTAATAAAGAAGTGTGGATAACCGGCCTTACCATTGCGATCATCGCCTCTGTGGAGACATTGCTCAACGTAGAAGCCACCGACAAGCTAGATCCGCTGAAACGTTATACCTCTCCTAACCGGGAACTGAAAGCGCAGGGTATCGGCAATATCGTCAGCGGGATGATTGGCGGGTTGCCTATCACTTCCGTGATAGTTCGTTCCAGCGCCAACATCAATGCCGGCGGACGCACCAAACTGGCCTCTATGGTACACGGCGCCCTGCTCCTGATCTGTGCAGGCCTGATACCAATGGTGCTCAACATGATCCCGCTGGCCACCCTGGCTGCTGTACTGCTGGTTACCGGTTATAAACTGTGCAAACTGGAGGTCTTCAAGGAAATGTTCAAAAACGGTAAATACCAGTGGGTGCCTTTCGTAGCCACCGTGGCAGCGATCGTATTCACCGACCTGCTGATCGGTATCGCTATTGGTATGGCCGTTAGCATCCTGGCTATCCTGCGTGGTAACATGAAGAGCTCCTACTATTTCCGTAAGGAAAAATATCAGACCGGCGACAGCATCCGGCTGGAACTGGCCCAGGAAGTGTCTTTCCTCAATAAAGCCAGTATTCTCCTGACCCTGGACCACCTGCCTTCCGACACTACCGTAGTGATAGACGCTGAAAAAACGGCCTATATCGACTTCGACGTATTGCAGACGATCCGGGAATTCAAGGACATCAAAGCACCACAAAAAAATATTACGGTCATCCTCACCGGGTTCAAGGACGTATACAAAATTCCTAACACCCCCGGGAGCCAAGTAGAGGAGCACAATCGCCGGAGTAACGGCAACGTACACACGATAGCCGCCGGCAATCATAAAGAATTGCTCAAACAATTGCAACTGAACTAG
- a CDS encoding carbonic anhydrase family protein — MNIMKTLNKVSQSEITPRQALELLKAGNLRFVDNLRINRNLLQMVNDTSDGQWPMAAIVSCMDSRTSAELVFDQGLGDIFSIRLAGAVISDNVLGSLEYACKAAGSKFIVVLGHTKCGAICGACDAVEMGNLTGLLNKITPAVFAEKTITENRTSKNPEFVSAVTNIHIERSVQAIMEQSHILRDMILKGDVGIIGAMYDVETGVVTFMEHTLILNNDKETAPAMAV; from the coding sequence ATGAATATCATGAAAACACTGAATAAAGTATCACAGAGTGAGATTACACCAAGACAAGCTTTGGAATTATTAAAAGCAGGCAACCTGCGTTTTGTGGACAACCTGCGTATCAACCGTAACCTGCTGCAGATGGTGAATGATACCTCCGACGGCCAGTGGCCGATGGCTGCCATCGTAAGCTGCATGGACTCCCGCACTTCCGCGGAACTGGTATTTGATCAGGGACTGGGAGACATCTTCAGTATCCGCCTGGCAGGTGCCGTTATTTCCGACAACGTGCTTGGAAGCCTGGAATATGCCTGCAAGGCTGCCGGCTCCAAATTTATTGTGGTATTGGGCCATACCAAATGCGGTGCTATCTGCGGCGCCTGCGACGCTGTAGAAATGGGCAATCTCACCGGTTTGCTCAACAAAATCACTCCGGCTGTATTTGCAGAAAAAACCATCACCGAAAACCGTACTTCCAAAAACCCGGAATTCGTAAGTGCGGTGACCAATATACATATAGAACGTTCCGTACAGGCGATCATGGAACAAAGCCATATCCTTCGTGACATGATCCTGAAAGGTGATGTGGGTATCATTGGCGCTATGTACGACGTGGAAACGGGGGTCGTAACTTTTATGGAACATACACTTATCCTGAACAACGATAAGGAAACGGCTCCAGCCATGGCCGTTTAA
- a CDS encoding methionine aminotransferase has product MSKLPHTGTTIFSVMSALAAEHKAINLSQGFPDYDCSDELKEMVSLAMQQGHNQYAPMPGLMQLRSAIAAKIKSLYQQNINPDTDITITPGGTYAIYTAIATYIHPGDEVIIFEPAYDSYIPNVLVNGGKPVLIPLSFPEYRINWETVRSKITPRTKMIMVNTPHNPTGSILQEEDMAELEKLVAEFNILVLSDEVYEHLVFDGARHLSVLRYPAIYRNSFVTFSFGKVFHNTGWKMGYCVAPEHLMKEYRKVHQYLCFSVNTPMQYGLARFLETPAHYLELPAFYQQKRDYFLELMKDSRFTPLHSQGSYFQLMRYDRISSEGDKEFAVRLTKEFGVAAIPVSAFYQDGKDDHVVRFCFAKKETTLEQAAARLRAI; this is encoded by the coding sequence ATGTCCAAATTACCTCACACAGGAACCACCATCTTTTCCGTTATGTCAGCCCTGGCAGCGGAACACAAGGCTATTAATCTCTCACAGGGCTTCCCGGATTATGATTGCAGCGATGAACTGAAGGAAATGGTCTCACTGGCCATGCAGCAAGGGCATAACCAATATGCGCCCATGCCCGGCCTGATGCAGCTACGCTCAGCCATCGCCGCTAAAATCAAAAGTCTTTATCAGCAAAACATCAACCCGGACACCGACATTACCATCACCCCTGGTGGCACTTATGCGATCTATACGGCCATCGCTACCTACATCCATCCGGGTGATGAAGTGATCATTTTTGAACCCGCCTATGACAGCTACATTCCCAATGTACTGGTCAACGGTGGCAAACCGGTGCTGATCCCCTTGTCTTTCCCGGAATACCGGATCAACTGGGAAACCGTGCGCAGCAAAATAACGCCCCGCACTAAAATGATCATGGTCAACACACCACACAACCCTACCGGCAGCATCCTGCAGGAAGAAGACATGGCAGAGCTGGAAAAACTGGTAGCGGAATTTAATATCCTCGTACTGTCTGATGAGGTATATGAACACCTGGTGTTTGATGGCGCACGCCACCTGAGTGTGTTACGCTATCCGGCGATTTACCGTAATAGCTTTGTGACCTTTTCCTTCGGAAAGGTTTTCCACAACACCGGCTGGAAAATGGGGTATTGCGTAGCGCCGGAACACCTGATGAAAGAATACCGGAAAGTGCACCAGTATCTCTGTTTTTCTGTAAATACTCCGATGCAGTACGGACTGGCCCGGTTTCTGGAAACCCCCGCGCATTATCTCGAACTGCCGGCATTTTACCAGCAGAAAAGGGACTATTTTCTGGAACTAATGAAAGATTCACGTTTCACGCCATTACACAGCCAGGGAAGTTATTTTCAGCTGATGCGCTATGACCGGATTTCTTCGGAAGGAGACAAGGAATTTGCTGTGAGGCTGACAAAAGAATTTGGCGTGGCTGCCATTCCTGTGTCCGCATTTTATCAGGATGGAAAGGATGATCATGTGGTCCGCTTCTGTTTTGCCAAAAAAGAAACCACCCTGGAACAGGCTGCAGCAAGGTTAAGAGCGATATAG
- a CDS encoding mannose-1-phosphate guanylyltransferase: MTQLNSHFYVAIMAGGIGSRFWPHSRTDNPKQFLDILNTGKTLLQWTYERFLSFIPKENIFVVTHQQYTGKVAEQLPEIAEANIVSEPSRKNTAPCVAYISHKIHKQDPLANIICAPADHLIVDGPAFTNACLNALLFVQKHSALVTLGIKPTRPDTGYGYIQYEPQQVADNVYKVKTFTEKPNMELAKTFLQSGDFLWNAGIFVWNVKTILSAFREYLPEIDELFAQSSYALNTPEEKDVIEKVYPQCTNISIDYGIMEKADNVYVIPSNFGWSDLGTWASAYENLEKDYLGNAVQGKNVVVIDATKCMVKVPNDKLVLLQGLDEFIVIDTQDVLLICKKDNEQQIKEYVAEIKRNKGDKFL, encoded by the coding sequence ATGACACAACTGAACAGCCATTTTTACGTGGCAATTATGGCCGGTGGAATCGGCAGTCGCTTCTGGCCTCACAGCCGCACAGATAATCCCAAGCAGTTCCTGGATATTTTGAATACCGGGAAAACATTGCTTCAATGGACGTATGAACGATTTTTAAGTTTCATCCCCAAGGAGAATATCTTTGTGGTCACCCATCAGCAATATACCGGGAAGGTTGCCGAACAACTCCCTGAGATCGCTGAAGCCAATATCGTCAGCGAACCATCCCGTAAAAATACTGCCCCTTGTGTTGCCTATATCTCCCATAAAATACATAAGCAGGACCCACTGGCTAACATCATCTGTGCCCCCGCCGATCACCTGATCGTCGATGGACCAGCCTTTACCAATGCCTGCCTCAATGCACTCCTGTTTGTTCAGAAACACAGTGCCCTCGTAACACTGGGTATCAAACCTACCCGCCCCGACACCGGCTATGGTTATATCCAGTACGAACCACAACAAGTGGCCGACAACGTGTACAAGGTGAAAACCTTTACCGAAAAACCCAACATGGAACTGGCCAAAACATTTCTGCAAAGCGGCGACTTCCTCTGGAACGCCGGCATCTTCGTATGGAACGTTAAAACCATCCTCTCCGCATTCAGGGAATACCTGCCGGAAATAGACGAGCTCTTCGCACAAAGCTCCTACGCACTTAATACCCCCGAAGAAAAAGATGTGATCGAAAAAGTATACCCGCAATGCACCAACATCTCCATAGATTACGGTATTATGGAGAAAGCAGATAATGTATACGTGATCCCGTCCAACTTTGGCTGGAGCGACCTGGGCACCTGGGCTTCCGCCTACGAAAACCTCGAAAAAGACTACCTCGGCAATGCAGTACAGGGCAAAAATGTTGTCGTAATAGACGCCACCAAATGTATGGTGAAAGTCCCCAATGATAAACTGGTACTCCTGCAGGGACTCGACGAATTTATCGTAATCGACACCCAGGACGTGCTGCTCATCTGCAAAAAAGATAATGAACAGCAAATCAAGGAATACGTAGCAGAAATCAAACGCAATAAAGGCGATAAATTCCTGTAA